The DNA region GAGCGTGATCGCCGCGACGAGGTCCGAATGGCCGTGCCAGAGCCAGTCCCGGGCACGCGCGTCATGGCGCAGGTACGGCACCGCGAACACCCAGGCCTGGACGCGCAGCCGGTGCAGGAAGTCGTTGATGTACGCGTTGCCCACGAGCGCGTGCAGCTCGCGCCAGAACCGCAGGTCGTAGCCGATGAGGATGTCGAGGTCGCCGCCCCGCGCCGCCCGTGAGGCCTCCTGGGCCCTGCGGCGTACGGAGACCAGACAGTCCCGGTACTTCGCCAACTGCGTGGACGGGAGTCCGGAGCCGAAGAAGATGCTGCGGATGACTCCGTCGATGACCAGGCTGCGGGCCTCGACCAACGACCGGTAGTCGGCGACGGTGAACTCCCGTACCCGGAAACCCCGGTGCTGGTCCGATTCCAGCAACCCCTGCGCGGAGAGATCGAAGAGCGCCTCGCGCACCGGTGTCGCCGAGACGCCGTACTGCTCGGCGATCTGCTTGACCGTGAACTCCCGCCCCGGCTGCAAACGCCCGGCGAGCACTTCGTCACGCAGAGCGTCCGCGATCTGCTGCCGCAGCGTGCTGCGGGTCACAGCTCCGCTCGCGCACATGGCGCCCCTCCCCATTTTTCGCCTCCGGTCACCTTAAGCCAGGGCCGCTGTGCCCGGATCCGGGCAGGGGAGAGGCGTCGTGCCACGGGCCGCGTGTTACGCGGCCCTGCGAGCCCGGATCACGCTGTGTGCTCGTCCGCGACCGACAGCGCCGCGTCGAGGGCCGCGAGGCCCTCCTTGGCCTCGGCCTCGGTGACGTTGCAGGCCGGAACGGCGTGCGTGCGGTTCATGTTGATGAAGGGCCACAGGCCGTTCTTCTTGGCCGCGGCACCGAAGGCCGCCATCGGCGCGTTGGCCTCGCCCGCCGCGTTGTACGGGACCAGCGGCTCGCGGGTCTCCTTGTTGCGGACCAGGTCCAGCGCCCAGAACGCGCCGAGGCCGCGGACCTCGCCGACCGACGGGTGGCGCTCGGCAAGTTCGCGCAGGCCGGGGCCGAGGACCGTCTCGCCGATGTGGGCGGCGTTCTCGATGACCTTCTCGTCCTCCATCACGTGAATGGTGGCGACGGCGGCCGCGCAGGCCAGCGGGTGACCGGAGTAGGTCAGTCCGCCGGGGTAGGCGCGGGTCTCGAAGGTCGCGGCGATCTCGGCGGAGATCGCGACACCGCCGAGCGGTACGTAACCGGAGTTGACGCCCTTGGCGAAGGTCATCAGGTCCGGCACCACGTCGAAGTGGTCGGCGGCGAACCACTTGCCGGTACGCCCGAAGCCGGCCATGACCTCGTCGAGGATGAAGACGATGCCGTACCGGTCGCAGATCTCGCGGACGCCCGCGAGATAGCCGGGCGGCGGCGTCATGATGCCCGCGGTGCCGGGGATCGTCTCCAGGATGATCGCGGCGATGTTGCCGGCGCCCTCGAAGGCGAGGGTGTCCTCCAGGTGCTGGAGCGCGCGGGCGCACTCCTCGGCCTCGGTCTCGGCGTGGAACGGCGAGCGGTAGAGGAACGGCGCCCAGAAGCGGACGACGCCCGCCGAGCCGTTGTCGGACGGCCAGCGGCGCGGGTCACCGGTCAGGTTGATCGCGGTGGAGGTGGCGCCGTGGTACGAGCGGTAGGCGGAGAGCACCTTCGCTCGGCCGGTGTGCAGCCGGGCCATCCGGACGGCGTTCTCGACGGCCTCGGCGCCGCCGTTGGTGAAGAAGATCTTGTCCAGGTCACCGGGGGTGCGCTCGGCGATGAGGCGTGCGGCCTCGGAGCGCGCCTCGATCGCGAACGCGGGAGCGAAGGTGGCGAGCTTGCCCGCCTGTTCCTGGATCGCGGCGACGACGGTGGGGTGCTGGTAGCCGATGTTGGTGTAGACGAGGCCGCTGGTGAAGTCCAGGTAGCGGTTGCCGTCGTAGTCCCAGAAGTACGCCCCCTCGGCGCCGGCGACGGCGAGCGGGTCGATCAGGCCCTGGGCGGACCAGGAGTGGAACACGTGCGCGCGGTCGGCGGCCTTCACGGCCGCGCCGGCAGCGGGGTCGACATGCGGGGCATGAGGGGCATGAGGGGTCATGCGGAGAGCGTAGGCCGCGCCGGGAGCGGCCCGACATGGCCACCTTGTATGGCGTGGGGCGCTTTGGTGGGCAGGGTGTCGGGTCGTCGGCGCACGGGTCGGCCCGCTGGAATGGATTGACAGCAAGCTGTCACAATGACAACATGTTGGCATGCTCTCGATGGTCACTCGTGGCCGTCGTCGGAGAGCGAGGCCGACGGGACAGTTCCGCCGAGGAGGCGCCATGACCGACACCCACAGGACCGTGCACCTGGCCGTGTACGACACTCTCGCCGACTGGGAGACGGGGCACACCACCGCCCATCT from Streptomyces sp. NBC_01591 includes:
- a CDS encoding GntR family transcriptional regulator, which produces MCASGAVTRSTLRQQIADALRDEVLAGRLQPGREFTVKQIAEQYGVSATPVREALFDLSAQGLLESDQHRGFRVREFTVADYRSLVEARSLVIDGVIRSIFFGSGLPSTQLAKYRDCLVSVRRRAQEASRAARGGDLDILIGYDLRFWRELHALVGNAYINDFLHRLRVQAWVFAVPYLRHDARARDWLWHGHSDLVAAITLGDHDAVRGVMDDYNTHALNWADRLAAGALEHPGRGGQSTGRPSGQAPDPRTPEA
- a CDS encoding aspartate aminotransferase family protein; this translates as MTPHAPHAPHVDPAAGAAVKAADRAHVFHSWSAQGLIDPLAVAGAEGAYFWDYDGNRYLDFTSGLVYTNIGYQHPTVVAAIQEQAGKLATFAPAFAIEARSEAARLIAERTPGDLDKIFFTNGGAEAVENAVRMARLHTGRAKVLSAYRSYHGATSTAINLTGDPRRWPSDNGSAGVVRFWAPFLYRSPFHAETEAEECARALQHLEDTLAFEGAGNIAAIILETIPGTAGIMTPPPGYLAGVREICDRYGIVFILDEVMAGFGRTGKWFAADHFDVVPDLMTFAKGVNSGYVPLGGVAISAEIAATFETRAYPGGLTYSGHPLACAAAVATIHVMEDEKVIENAAHIGETVLGPGLRELAERHPSVGEVRGLGAFWALDLVRNKETREPLVPYNAAGEANAPMAAFGAAAKKNGLWPFINMNRTHAVPACNVTEAEAKEGLAALDAALSVADEHTA